Proteins from one Thalassophryne amazonica chromosome 20, fThaAma1.1, whole genome shotgun sequence genomic window:
- the dnajc8 gene encoding dnaJ homolog subfamily C member 8, with translation MAAAAGESSVPSVSDELFQNFYSEVKQIEKRDSVLTSKQQIDRLLRPGSSYFNLNPFEVLQIDPDATDEELKKRFRALSILVHPDKNQDDADRAQKAFEAVDKAYKLLLDPEQKKRALDVIQAGQEYVEHMLKEKKKQLKKAGKSQTVEEDDPEVFKQAVYKQTMKLFAELEINRKEREAKEMHERKRAREEEIEAAEKAKREREWQKNFEETRDGRVDSWRNFQAKGKKSKEKKNRSFLKPPKVKMEQRE, from the exons GTGAAACAAATTGAGAAGAGAGATTCTGTGTTAACCTCCAAACAGCAGATAGACAGGCTTCTCAGACCTGGTTCATCATACTTTAATCTCAATCCTTTTGAG GTGCTGCAGATTGATCCAGATGCTACAGATGAGGAACTGAAGAAAAGATTTCGggcg TTGTCAATTTTGGTCCACCCAGACAAAAATCAGGATGATGCAGACAGAGCACAGAAAGCttttgaag CTGTGGACAAGGCGTACAAACTCCTACTGGACCCCGAGCAGAAGAAGAGGGCCTTAGATGTGATCCAAGCAGGCCAGGAGTACGTGGAACACATG ttaaaagagaaaaagaaacagCTGAAGAAGGCTGGAAAATCACAGACTGTGGAAGAGGATGACCCTGAAGTG TTCAAACAGGCCGTTTACAAACAGACCATGAAGCTGTTTGCGGAGCTTGAAATCAACAGGAAGGAACGGGAAGCAAAGGAAATGCATGAAAG GAAAAGAGCAAGAGAAGAGGAAATCGAGGCTGCAGAAAAAGCGAAGCGAGAGAGAGAGTGGCAGAAAAACTTTGAG GAAACGAGAGACGGACgtgtggacagttggaggaaCTTCCAGGCTAAAGGCAAGAAGAGCAAAGAGAAGAAGAACCGGTCCTTCCTCAAACCCCCAAAAGTCAAGATGGAACAGAGAGAATGA
- the si:ch211-81a5.8 gene encoding uncharacterized protein si:ch211-81a5.8 isoform X2: MTNSLSVFRLSPGLDVSTHTAAEMASLMSLGAPFKQFTSCMSGRNTERGEKRSQSARRMSFTWRKSIRRRSVPCSSQKVPDSWLRVYQAELKKERKRQQAMLAKKNAERTVRKTHFRSHHCLPRQSATAKKPVKGESFFGAFQGLNLDGLTLANQGSAAAADQCKVM; the protein is encoded by the exons ATGACGAATAGTCTTTCTGTTTTCAGACTTTCCCCTGGTTTAGACGTTAGTACCCACA CTGCTGCGGAAATGGCTTCCCTCATGTCTTTGGGAGCTCCTTTCAAGCAGTTCACCAGCTGCATGTCGGGGAGGAACACCGAGAGAGGGGAGAAGAGGAGCCAGTCTGCCCGCAGAATGAGCTTCACCTGGAGGAAGAGCATCAGGAGGAGGAGTGTCCCCTGCAGCAGCCAGAAAGTTCCAGACTCCTGGCTCAGGGTCTACCAGGCTGAACTCAAGAAAGaaag GAAACGACAGCAGGCCATGTTGGCTAAGAAGAACGCTGAAAGGACAGTGAGAAAAACTCACTTCAGGAGCCACCACTGCCTGCCCAGG CAGAGCGCCACGGCCAAGAAACCAGTCAAGGGCGAGTCCTTCTTTGGTGCCTTCCAGGGTCTGAATCTGGACGGACTGACATTAGCCAATCAGGGTTCTGCTGCTGCAGCAGACCAGTGCAAAGTGATGTGA
- the si:ch211-81a5.8 gene encoding uncharacterized protein si:ch211-81a5.8 isoform X1 codes for MTNSLSVFRLSPGLDVSTHTAAEMASLMSLGAPFKQFTSCMSGRNTERGEKRSQSARRMSFTWRKSIRRRSVPCSSQKVPDSWLRVYQAELKKERKRQQAMLAKKNAERTVRKTHFRSHHCLPRVSEQLSVGKTSFYSTVSKVQPASMSIFSRAPRPRNQSRASPSLVPSRV; via the exons ATGACGAATAGTCTTTCTGTTTTCAGACTTTCCCCTGGTTTAGACGTTAGTACCCACA CTGCTGCGGAAATGGCTTCCCTCATGTCTTTGGGAGCTCCTTTCAAGCAGTTCACCAGCTGCATGTCGGGGAGGAACACCGAGAGAGGGGAGAAGAGGAGCCAGTCTGCCCGCAGAATGAGCTTCACCTGGAGGAAGAGCATCAGGAGGAGGAGTGTCCCCTGCAGCAGCCAGAAAGTTCCAGACTCCTGGCTCAGGGTCTACCAGGCTGAACTCAAGAAAGaaag GAAACGACAGCAGGCCATGTTGGCTAAGAAGAACGCTGAAAGGACAGTGAGAAAAACTCACTTCAGGAGCCACCACTGCCTGCCCAGGGTGAGTGAGCAGCTCAGTGTAGGAAAGACCAGCTTTtactcaacagtatcaaaagtccAACCTGCTTCCATGTCTATATTCAGCAGAGCGCCACGGCCAAGAAACCAGTCAAGGGCGAGTCCTTCTTTGGTGCCTTCCAGGGTCTGA
- the si:ch211-81a5.8 gene encoding uncharacterized protein si:ch211-81a5.8 isoform X4 → MASLMSLGAPFKQFTSCMSGRNTERGEKRSQSARRMSFTWRKSIRRRSVPCSSQKVPDSWLRVYQAELKKERKRQQAMLAKKNAERTVRKTHFRSHHCLPRVSEQLSVGKTSFYSTVSKVQPASMSIFSRAPRPRNQSRASPSLVPSRV, encoded by the exons ATGGCTTCCCTCATGTCTTTGGGAGCTCCTTTCAAGCAGTTCACCAGCTGCATGTCGGGGAGGAACACCGAGAGAGGGGAGAAGAGGAGCCAGTCTGCCCGCAGAATGAGCTTCACCTGGAGGAAGAGCATCAGGAGGAGGAGTGTCCCCTGCAGCAGCCAGAAAGTTCCAGACTCCTGGCTCAGGGTCTACCAGGCTGAACTCAAGAAAGaaag GAAACGACAGCAGGCCATGTTGGCTAAGAAGAACGCTGAAAGGACAGTGAGAAAAACTCACTTCAGGAGCCACCACTGCCTGCCCAGGGTGAGTGAGCAGCTCAGTGTAGGAAAGACCAGCTTTtactcaacagtatcaaaagtccAACCTGCTTCCATGTCTATATTCAGCAGAGCGCCACGGCCAAGAAACCAGTCAAGGGCGAGTCCTTCTTTGGTGCCTTCCAGGGTCTGA
- the si:ch211-81a5.8 gene encoding uncharacterized protein si:ch211-81a5.8 isoform X3: MTNSLSVFRLSPGLDVSTHTAAEMASLMSLGAPFKQFTSCMSGRNTERGEKRSQSARRMSFTWRKSIRRRSVPCSSQKVPDSWLRVYQAELKKERKRQQAMLAKKNAERTVRKTHFRSHHCLPRSATAKKPVKGESFFGAFQGLNLDGLTLANQGSAAAADQCKVM; encoded by the exons ATGACGAATAGTCTTTCTGTTTTCAGACTTTCCCCTGGTTTAGACGTTAGTACCCACA CTGCTGCGGAAATGGCTTCCCTCATGTCTTTGGGAGCTCCTTTCAAGCAGTTCACCAGCTGCATGTCGGGGAGGAACACCGAGAGAGGGGAGAAGAGGAGCCAGTCTGCCCGCAGAATGAGCTTCACCTGGAGGAAGAGCATCAGGAGGAGGAGTGTCCCCTGCAGCAGCCAGAAAGTTCCAGACTCCTGGCTCAGGGTCTACCAGGCTGAACTCAAGAAAGaaag GAAACGACAGCAGGCCATGTTGGCTAAGAAGAACGCTGAAAGGACAGTGAGAAAAACTCACTTCAGGAGCCACCACTGCCTGCCCAGG AGCGCCACGGCCAAGAAACCAGTCAAGGGCGAGTCCTTCTTTGGTGCCTTCCAGGGTCTGAATCTGGACGGACTGACATTAGCCAATCAGGGTTCTGCTGCTGCAGCAGACCAGTGCAAAGTGATGTGA